One genomic window of Saccopteryx bilineata isolate mSacBil1 chromosome 4, mSacBil1_pri_phased_curated, whole genome shotgun sequence includes the following:
- the DLK1 gene encoding protein delta homolog 1, whose translation MTATAALLPVLLLLLASGHSAHGAECLPACHPQNGFCEDDNVCRCQPGWQGPLCDQCMTFPGCVNGLCVEPWQCICNDGWDGNLCDIDIRACTSSPCANNGTCVNLDNGQYECSCAPGFSGKDCGRKDGPCVINGSPCQHGGTCMDDDGQASHASCLCLPGFSGNFCEIVANNCTPNPCENQGICTDIGGDFRCRCPTGFVDKTCSRPVTNCASDPCLNGGTCLQHSQVRFECLCRPEFTGPLCGRKRAASSQQVTRLPSGYGLAYRLTPGVHELPVQQPEHHILKVSMREINKNTPLLSEGQAICFTILGVLTSLVVLGTMGVIFLNKCEAWVANLRYKHMLNKKKQLLLHYNSGEDLAVNIIFPDKVDMTTFKEAAEEEEEEEEEI comes from the exons ATGACCGCGACCGCAGCCCTCCTGCCCGTCCTCTTGCTCCTGCTGGCCTCCGGCCACAGTGCCCATG GAGCTGAATGCTTACCGGCCTGCCACCCCCAAAATGGATTCTGCGAGGATGACAATGTTTGCAG gtGCCAGCCTGGCTGGCAGGGTCCCCTGTGTGACCAATGCATGACCTTTCCTGGCTGTGTTAACGGACTCTGCGTGGAGCCCTGGCAGTGCATTTGCAACGACGGCTGGGATGGGAACCTCTGCGACATAG acaTCCGGGCCTGCACCTCAAGTCCCTGCGCCAACAACGGGACCTGCGTGAACCTCGACAACGGGCAGTACGAGTGTTCCTGCGCCCCCGGGTTCTCGGGGAAGGACTGCGGGAGGAAGGACGGGCCCTGCGTGATCAACGG TTCCCCCTGCCAGCACGGTGGCACCTGCATGGACGACGACGGCCAGGCCTCCCATGCCTCCTGCCTGTGCCTCCCCGGTTTCTCGGGCAACTTCTGCGAGATCGTGGCCAACAACTGCACCCCCAACCCGTGCGAGAACCAAGGCATCTGCACCGACATCGGGGGCGACTTCCGCTGCCGCTGCCCCACCGGCTTCGTGGACAAGACCTGCAGCCGCCCGGTGACCAACTGCGCCTCCGACCCGTGCCTGAACGGGGGCACCTGCCTGCAGCACTCCCAGGTGAGGTTCGAGTGCCTGTGCAGGCCCGAGTTCACGGGCCCCCTCTGCGGCAGGAAGCGCGCGGCGAGCTCCCAGCAGGTCACCCGCCTGCCCAGCGGGTACGGGCTGGCCTACCGCCTGACCCCCGGGGTGCACGAGCTGCCCGTGCAGCAGCCCGAGCACCACATCCTGAAGGTGTCCATGCGGGAGATCAACAAGAACACCCCGCTCCTCTCCGAGGGCCAGGCCATCTGCTTCACCATCCTGGGCGTGCTGACCAGTCTGGTGGTGCTCGGCACCATGGGCGTCATCTTCCTCAACAAGTGCGAGGCCTGGGTGGCCAACCTGCGCTACAAGCACATGCTGAACAAGAAGAAGCAGCTGCTGCTGCACTACAACAGCGGGGAGGACCTGGCCGTCAACATCATCTTCCCCGACAAGGTCGACATGACCACCTTCAAGGAGGCggccgaggaggaggaggaggaggaggaggagatctaA